Proteins co-encoded in one Paracrocinitomix mangrovi genomic window:
- a CDS encoding Kelch repeat-containing protein — MKRLLIATFFILPLFPTQLFACEQWVQIASFPAAARHRATAFVVGNKGYVGGGHINSLFEVIHEDFWEYDPGSNTWTQIANFPGGKRYHSVAFTIGDYGYVGCGEGENNDYFNDFYRYVPGLNIWQPIANFPGTPRRAATSFVINNKGYVGTGQSDFGYENNFYRYVPGTDSWEVVANFLGEARSSAVGFSHNGKGYVGTGHIFGDDTKDFYEYDPDLNQWTQKADVGAIYRQDATGFVLNGFGYIATGNDVEGDNDYKDVWRYDFNTDTWTQIEDFCGAPRRYMVSFVLGNVAYAGGGTDGTNLNDFYMFNPLLSVDETEAVTIKIFPNPSSDLIELNFSKDHNDIKVYSLSGKLMFSGSDISDKVVFNKKDFGAGTFIYQITQNDESVHIGKFSFI; from the coding sequence ATGAAAAGGCTACTGATTGCTACATTTTTCATATTACCCTTATTTCCAACCCAGCTATTCGCTTGTGAGCAATGGGTTCAAATTGCTAGTTTTCCTGCTGCAGCAAGACATAGAGCAACAGCATTTGTCGTTGGCAATAAAGGCTATGTAGGTGGTGGTCATATCAATTCACTGTTTGAAGTAATTCATGAAGATTTTTGGGAATATGATCCCGGATCAAATACCTGGACTCAAATTGCAAACTTTCCCGGAGGAAAAAGATATCATTCAGTAGCATTCACGATTGGTGATTATGGATATGTCGGCTGCGGAGAAGGTGAAAACAATGATTATTTCAATGATTTCTATAGATACGTACCCGGATTGAACATTTGGCAACCTATCGCTAATTTTCCCGGAACACCGAGAAGAGCAGCTACGTCTTTTGTAATTAACAACAAAGGCTACGTAGGAACCGGACAATCTGACTTTGGATACGAAAACAACTTTTACAGATATGTACCAGGAACAGATTCATGGGAAGTTGTTGCCAATTTTCTTGGTGAAGCCAGATCTTCAGCAGTTGGTTTTTCTCACAATGGCAAAGGTTATGTGGGTACCGGCCACATTTTTGGTGACGACACAAAAGATTTTTATGAGTATGATCCGGATTTAAATCAATGGACTCAAAAAGCAGATGTTGGAGCAATATATAGACAGGATGCTACTGGATTTGTCTTAAATGGTTTTGGATATATAGCCACTGGTAATGATGTAGAGGGTGACAATGATTACAAAGATGTATGGAGATACGATTTTAATACGGATACCTGGACTCAAATAGAAGATTTTTGCGGTGCGCCTAGACGATATATGGTATCATTTGTCTTAGGTAATGTTGCGTACGCAGGAGGCGGAACTGATGGAACCAACCTTAACGATTTTTACATGTTTAATCCACTTTTATCGGTAGATGAAACTGAAGCAGTTACTATCAAAATATTCCCAAACCCATCTAGTGATTTAATTGAACTAAATTTTTCAAAAGATCACAATGATATTAAAGTGTATAGTCTAAGTGGCAAATTAATGTTTAGTGGTTCAGACATTTCGGACAAAGTTGTTTTTAATAAAAAGGATTTTGGAGCAGGAACATTTATTTACCAGATTACCCAAAATGATGAATCTGTGCATATTGGAAAATTCAGCTTTATATGA
- a CDS encoding geranylgeranylglyceryl/heptaprenylglyceryl phosphate synthase: MSPKLSISKNKKQLAILIDPEKTQFTNSENDLIKKINLLSPDFIFVGGSTVTKEELKSCIAFLKNNSNIPIIIFPGSHQQVDENADAILFLSLISGRNPDYLIGHQVQSARTIKSMGIQTISTAYMLIDGGKNSSVAYVSQTTPIPSDQISIAVDTAVAGETIGFEVIFMDAGSGAIQPISPQMIASVKMNINIPLIIGGGVRTIEDLENAYKAGADLVVIGNKIEEDDNFLLDLVIYKKEIQTFNEENA, translated from the coding sequence ATGAGTCCAAAATTGAGCATATCAAAAAACAAAAAGCAACTGGCAATTTTAATTGATCCTGAAAAGACACAGTTTACAAACTCAGAAAATGATCTTATAAAAAAGATTAATCTCCTGTCGCCGGATTTCATTTTTGTTGGAGGTAGCACTGTTACAAAGGAAGAATTAAAAAGCTGCATTGCCTTTTTGAAAAATAATTCAAACATTCCAATAATTATTTTCCCTGGTTCTCATCAACAAGTGGATGAAAATGCAGATGCAATTTTGTTTCTGTCATTAATCTCAGGTAGGAATCCTGATTATTTAATTGGACATCAGGTTCAAAGTGCCAGAACAATAAAATCCATGGGGATTCAAACAATATCAACTGCCTACATGCTTATAGATGGTGGAAAAAATTCTTCCGTAGCATATGTAAGTCAAACAACGCCTATTCCTAGTGATCAAATTAGTATCGCCGTAGATACTGCAGTGGCAGGAGAAACAATAGGATTTGAAGTAATATTTATGGATGCAGGTTCAGGAGCTATACAACCGATTTCTCCTCAAATGATCGCTTCCGTTAAAATGAATATTAATATTCCCTTGATAATTGGGGGAGGTGTTAGAACTATCGAAGATCTTGAAAACGCTTATAAGGCAGGTGCTGATTTGGTTGTAATCGGCAACAAAATTGAAGAAGACGACAACTTTTTACTTGATTTAGTAATTTATAAAAAAGAAATCCAAACCTTCAATGAAGAGAATGCGTAG
- a CDS encoding CotH kinase family protein: protein MKQLLSILLLSISFVGFNQQLSDPIVSYESGYYSSDITVNISHPDPDATIFYTLNGSEPNPQSPIYSGPITMGSKAGVPDNFALIPTNPSLTYPIGDYTESRANNRGWLPPYSSEIYKFNILRVKVYKAGFVPSNVVTKTFIIDPAGASLYSFPVVSFVMDSIDLFSNSTGIYHYGFNANYTQKGPLWEREAHIDYFDTQGNLEFSRNVRTRIHGGGSRHSTKKTFRIYAEHDGYSNFDYEFFQDTEQKKFKRMLIRTGGHRPDCFPRDNLTNSITKGLDVEQQHFRHVIVFINGEYWGIHSMKERVDKYFIQNIYGIDDDDLTILDQEFDVQDGSAADSLEMSGIEAFVDNGDMSDPTNYEWVTDRIDIDNYIDYMAAEIFLSNEDWVYSNIMLWRKSGSYSPGAGAGYDGKFRWIFYDFDGAYGGSCDNAYYTANTLESATVETGIYSTYTRLFRGLLENEEFKTSWINRVSDLMNSHFRENVMVEKINAFYDELTPEMPQEIDKWRYPSLATTLADRSNEVPNMTQWDTTFYYLNRFGTRRQRKIREHIMDKWGYPDTSKVTIDVSNVAHGSVKINTIQINSLLPGVDANVYPWTGMYIDSVTCTLIAIPQPGYEFVEWQETGETNDTINWVPNGDVSYTAIFQAVADYQPVVINEVMPSNSNNIADNFGEHDDWLELYNPNSYAVDLSGCRLKKDTSNWIIPNGTVIAADGYLLFWHDNEEYQGADHTSFKLNNTTKTVYLYDQQDNIMDLVIYPETTTDYSYGRYPNGSSTFETFTYPTPRENNNISTVESPEEISSLQAFPNPSNGIFHLNKAVNYSTYSLDGKLIQSKENSNQINLIGETKGVYILRTDKGETIKIVLQP, encoded by the coding sequence GTGAAACAACTACTTAGTATACTACTCTTGTCAATATCTTTTGTTGGATTTAATCAACAATTGAGTGATCCCATAGTTTCTTATGAATCTGGATATTATAGCTCAGACATTACAGTAAACATTTCTCACCCCGACCCTGACGCAACTATTTTTTACACACTCAATGGAAGTGAGCCTAATCCACAAAGTCCCATCTACAGTGGTCCGATCACAATGGGTTCAAAAGCAGGAGTACCTGATAATTTTGCATTAATTCCTACTAACCCATCTCTCACCTATCCAATTGGTGATTATACAGAAAGTAGAGCCAACAATAGAGGATGGTTACCTCCTTACAGTTCTGAAATCTACAAATTCAACATTTTAAGAGTCAAAGTTTACAAAGCGGGCTTTGTTCCTTCTAATGTGGTGACAAAAACCTTTATTATAGACCCGGCTGGTGCATCACTTTATTCTTTTCCTGTTGTTTCCTTTGTCATGGATAGTATTGATCTTTTTTCCAATAGCACTGGAATATATCATTACGGATTTAATGCCAATTACACACAAAAAGGACCTCTATGGGAAAGAGAGGCTCATATCGACTATTTTGATACTCAAGGAAATTTAGAGTTCTCAAGAAATGTCCGCACAAGGATTCACGGTGGTGGTAGTAGACATTCAACCAAAAAAACTTTTAGAATTTATGCAGAACATGATGGCTACTCCAACTTCGATTATGAGTTTTTTCAAGATACCGAACAAAAGAAATTCAAAAGAATGCTGATTAGAACAGGAGGTCACAGACCAGACTGTTTTCCAAGAGATAATTTAACCAATTCCATCACTAAAGGACTAGATGTTGAACAACAACATTTTAGACATGTTATAGTATTTATCAATGGTGAATATTGGGGGATTCACTCCATGAAAGAGCGAGTTGACAAATACTTTATCCAAAATATTTATGGCATTGATGATGATGATTTGACCATTTTAGATCAGGAATTTGATGTACAGGATGGATCGGCCGCAGACAGCTTGGAAATGTCAGGAATAGAAGCGTTTGTGGACAATGGAGATATGAGTGATCCTACAAATTATGAATGGGTAACAGATAGAATAGATATAGACAATTACATAGACTATATGGCTGCCGAAATCTTTTTAAGTAATGAAGATTGGGTGTACTCAAACATAATGCTATGGAGAAAATCGGGAAGTTATTCACCAGGTGCCGGAGCAGGATATGATGGTAAGTTCAGATGGATATTTTATGATTTTGATGGTGCCTATGGAGGGTCTTGTGACAATGCATATTACACGGCCAACACACTAGAAAGTGCTACTGTAGAAACAGGAATCTATTCAACTTATACCCGACTTTTTAGAGGTCTTTTGGAAAATGAAGAATTTAAAACAAGTTGGATTAACAGAGTTTCTGATTTGATGAATTCTCATTTTAGAGAAAATGTAATGGTGGAGAAAATAAATGCCTTCTATGATGAGTTGACTCCAGAGATGCCACAAGAAATTGATAAATGGAGATATCCATCTTTAGCAACAACATTAGCTGACAGAAGCAATGAAGTGCCTAATATGACACAATGGGATACTACTTTTTATTATTTAAACAGATTTGGTACCAGAAGACAACGTAAAATAAGAGAACACATCATGGATAAATGGGGTTATCCAGACACAAGTAAAGTTACAATTGACGTAAGTAATGTTGCTCATGGAAGTGTTAAAATAAATACTATCCAAATCAATTCGCTTTTGCCTGGCGTTGATGCCAATGTATATCCTTGGACAGGTATGTACATTGATTCTGTGACCTGTACTTTAATTGCTATTCCACAACCGGGTTATGAATTTGTTGAATGGCAAGAAACAGGAGAAACTAATGACACTATCAATTGGGTACCGAATGGAGATGTCTCATATACAGCCATTTTTCAGGCAGTCGCAGATTATCAACCAGTTGTAATTAATGAGGTAATGCCTTCAAATAGTAACAACATTGCAGATAATTTTGGAGAACATGATGATTGGTTAGAATTGTACAACCCTAATAGTTATGCAGTTGATTTATCGGGATGTAGATTGAAAAAGGACACTTCAAATTGGATCATTCCAAACGGAACTGTGATCGCTGCAGATGGATATTTGTTGTTTTGGCACGATAATGAAGAATATCAAGGTGCAGATCACACAAGTTTTAAGTTAAACAATACTACTAAAACAGTCTATTTGTATGATCAACAGGACAACATTATGGACCTTGTAATTTACCCTGAAACGACAACTGATTACAGTTACGGAAGATATCCAAACGGCTCAAGTACTTTTGAAACATTTACTTACCCTACTCCAAGAGAAAACAATAATATCAGTACAGTTGAAAGTCCTGAAGAAATTTCATCATTGCAAGCTTTTCCAAATCCATCCAACGGTATTTTCCATTTAAATAAAGCTGTAAACTACAGTACCTATTCACTTGATGGAAAATTGATTCAATCAAAAGAAAACTCGAATCAAATCAACCTAATAGGTGAAACCAAGGGAGTTTATATTTTGAGAACGGATAAAGGTGAAACCATTAAAATTGTGCTTCAGCCGTAA
- a CDS encoding T9SS type A sorting domain-containing protein, whose protein sequence is MRHLIIFIWLFPAFCFGQNFTEVIKAVAADRDVDDRLGYAVTIDGNWAAIGAYGDDYSAVDPNMGSVYIFEQQGLNNWVQVQKLSASDQGDYDRFGWSVDMHEDFLIVGAYGDDEDENDANYLSKAGSAYIFKNINGTWTEMQKIVASDRDADDEFGWSVAIYDSTAIVGAHIEDHDPAGNNFKYHSGSAYAFELGTNGIWTETQKICATDRWVDMNYPNGYSGEDLADQFGGSLDLWGDWLIVGAHHHDYATTSPLTGAMWSSGAAYIFERTGSSWTQVQKIQNFDREPWDRFGYAVTIDSNMIAVCAYSEDEDTDGVSNPLTNPGSVYLWERDGGGSWNAIQKIVPNDRSSGDHFGYSLDIDDTLMIIGCHSDDHDEFGADVKDDAGSAYVFEKNGGVWSQLQKLDASDRVTGDDLGISVGISGYSILVGAQYQDFNTVAADSLEDAGAAYFYSNNLCPILASSITATICSGDSYQVGPYSHDTSGIFVDVIPSVAGCDSTVTLDLTVEDEMITHVNASMCDGGTYYVFGFPTTVPGNYSYTLTAQNGCDSVVITHLTMDAPITNEQWVTICYGDSYTIGLNTYTESGTYEDVVSATNFCDSTITTHLTVELPLDKSISQSISMLTANEDNADTYQWFNCDTNLPISGATNQTFYASEVGNYGVIVSKNGCSDTSACVYVSWIVANTENQILDQNLNIYPNPSNGQFYFELNDDNPSGAINIYDTKGALIQQVNIVSKTTAINLSLSGVYIAEINTGSGIIRKKIVVQ, encoded by the coding sequence ATGCGCCATCTTATAATATTCATATGGCTCTTTCCAGCTTTTTGCTTTGGTCAAAATTTCACTGAAGTAATTAAAGCAGTTGCTGCTGACAGAGATGTAGATGACAGATTAGGTTATGCAGTAACGATTGATGGTAATTGGGCTGCAATTGGCGCTTACGGTGATGATTACAGCGCAGTTGACCCAAACATGGGATCGGTTTACATTTTTGAACAACAAGGTTTAAACAATTGGGTGCAAGTGCAAAAGCTTTCTGCGTCAGATCAGGGAGATTATGACCGATTTGGTTGGTCTGTTGATATGCATGAAGACTTTTTAATAGTTGGAGCATATGGTGATGATGAAGATGAAAATGATGCTAATTATTTATCTAAAGCGGGATCGGCTTATATTTTCAAAAACATCAACGGAACCTGGACAGAAATGCAGAAAATAGTTGCATCAGACAGAGATGCAGATGATGAATTTGGATGGTCGGTTGCGATTTACGATTCTACTGCAATTGTTGGCGCTCATATTGAAGATCATGACCCGGCAGGAAACAACTTTAAGTACCACTCAGGATCAGCCTATGCGTTTGAATTAGGAACCAATGGAATTTGGACCGAAACTCAAAAAATTTGTGCGACAGATCGCTGGGTAGATATGAATTATCCCAATGGATATTCAGGTGAAGATTTGGCTGATCAATTTGGAGGAAGTTTGGATTTGTGGGGAGATTGGTTAATTGTAGGTGCTCATCATCATGACTATGCCACCACTTCTCCTTTAACTGGAGCTATGTGGAGCTCAGGAGCAGCTTATATTTTTGAAAGAACCGGTTCAAGTTGGACTCAAGTTCAAAAAATCCAAAATTTTGACCGTGAACCGTGGGATAGATTTGGTTATGCCGTAACAATTGATTCAAATATGATAGCGGTTTGTGCTTATTCAGAAGATGAAGATACAGATGGTGTCAGCAATCCTTTAACCAACCCGGGGTCTGTATATTTATGGGAAAGAGATGGAGGAGGAAGTTGGAATGCTATTCAAAAAATTGTTCCTAATGATCGCTCATCAGGAGATCATTTTGGATATTCATTAGACATAGATGATACTCTTATGATAATTGGTTGTCACTCTGATGATCATGATGAATTTGGAGCAGATGTTAAAGATGACGCAGGATCAGCTTATGTATTTGAAAAAAATGGTGGAGTTTGGTCGCAACTTCAAAAACTAGATGCTTCAGATAGAGTAACGGGAGATGATTTGGGAATAAGTGTGGGAATATCGGGATATTCAATATTAGTTGGAGCACAGTACCAAGACTTTAATACTGTTGCGGCTGATTCATTAGAAGATGCAGGCGCAGCCTACTTTTACAGCAATAACCTATGCCCTATTTTGGCAAGTAGTATTACAGCTACAATTTGCTCAGGAGATTCTTATCAGGTTGGTCCTTATTCACATGACACAAGTGGGATATTTGTAGATGTCATTCCTAGCGTAGCTGGATGTGATAGTACTGTAACCTTAGATTTAACAGTTGAAGATGAAATGATAACACATGTAAATGCCAGCATGTGTGATGGTGGGACATATTACGTTTTTGGATTTCCAACTACCGTTCCAGGAAATTACAGCTATACGCTAACTGCACAAAACGGATGTGACAGTGTGGTGATTACCCATTTAACTATGGATGCACCAATTACAAATGAACAATGGGTTACGATATGTTATGGAGACAGTTATACGATTGGATTGAACACCTACACTGAATCAGGTACTTATGAAGATGTTGTATCAGCCACCAACTTTTGTGATTCAACCATAACCACTCACTTAACAGTTGAGCTACCACTTGACAAAAGCATTAGTCAAAGCATCAGTATGCTTACAGCAAATGAAGACAATGCGGACACCTATCAATGGTTCAATTGTGACACAAATCTTCCAATAAGTGGAGCAACAAACCAAACATTTTATGCCAGTGAAGTAGGAAACTATGGTGTGATTGTATCTAAAAATGGTTGCTCAGACACCTCTGCTTGTGTTTATGTTAGTTGGATAGTTGCCAATACAGAAAATCAAATTTTAGATCAAAACCTAAACATTTATCCAAACCCGAGCAATGGTCAGTTTTACTTTGAATTAAATGATGACAATCCTAGCGGAGCAATTAACATATATGACACTAAAGGAGCATTAATTCAACAAGTGAATATTGTATCTAAAACAACTGCAATAAACCTGTCTTTATCAGGTGTTTATATCGCAGAAATCAATACCGGATCAGGTATTATCAGAAAGAAAATTGTGGTGCAATAA
- a CDS encoding TonB-dependent receptor, translated as MKTRLIAMIGALLFSVPLSIAQHSISGTVKQSDGSPLAGAKVKLENTYKGCLAESDGTFKLTGLQDGKYQLLITFVGYESISEEVDITGKDVELNFVMKEAQYMTDKVIVTALKAGEKTPTTYTNIDKEEIEKKNFGQDIPFLFRSTPSTVVSSDAGAGVGYTGIRIRGVDPTRTNVTINGIPINDSESHGVYWVNMPDFASSVDNIQIQRGVGTSSNGAAAFGATINIETNDINKKAYGVLDNSYGSFNTLKNSLKVGSGLINDKFTFDMRLSNIQSDGYIDRASSNLKSLYSSVAWVGKKAMLKANVFMGRERTYQAWWGTPESVVFGTQEDVVAYADRNWIFGDDRDNLLNSGRTYNYYTYQNEVDNYGQDHYQLHFMQSISPNLNLSIAGHYTRGKGYYEQYKADDDLATYGLDSLFIGGDTITTTDIIRRRWLDNHFSGAVFALNYNNKKGFDFTWGGAGNAYTGLHYGEIIWSEFASNSQYQDKYYQTDAFKVDVSSYVKATYELKKFTFFGDVQIRYIDYQFEGVDESYGEIISLDQKVNYLFLNPKAGLMYDLNDKHNFYASYAMANREPTRGDFVESPPSQQPNPEQLHNIETGYRMKLKKAYLNANLYYMHYIDQLILTGQVNDVGSYTRTNVSRSYRAGLEIEGGVYLMKNLSLSGNFTYSMNKIPNFTEYVDDYDNGGQIEIQHTNTDLAFSPNMIASLGLDYEPIKNLHLTVLGKYVDDQYLDNTSNENRMIPSYFISNFRVDYTIKDKFFKEIVLGVAINNFTNTLYANNGYTWGYYYGGEYIQENFYYPQAGINWLGRVMLKL; from the coding sequence ATGAAAACAAGATTAATTGCTATGATTGGGGCCTTATTATTTTCGGTCCCTCTTTCCATAGCCCAACACAGTATTTCAGGTACTGTTAAACAATCGGACGGAAGTCCACTTGCAGGAGCAAAAGTGAAATTAGAGAACACTTACAAAGGTTGCCTTGCCGAATCTGATGGTACTTTTAAACTAACCGGTCTCCAGGATGGGAAGTATCAATTGTTAATCACTTTTGTAGGATATGAATCTATTAGTGAGGAAGTTGACATTACAGGTAAAGATGTAGAGCTGAACTTTGTTATGAAAGAAGCGCAATACATGACGGATAAAGTGATTGTAACGGCTTTAAAAGCTGGAGAAAAAACTCCCACAACTTATACCAATATTGATAAAGAAGAAATAGAAAAGAAAAACTTTGGACAAGATATTCCTTTTCTTTTCAGAAGTACGCCCTCAACTGTTGTGTCATCAGATGCGGGTGCAGGAGTTGGTTATACCGGAATCAGAATCAGAGGAGTTGATCCAACAAGAACTAACGTTACTATTAACGGTATTCCTATTAATGACTCAGAATCTCATGGAGTTTACTGGGTAAATATGCCTGATTTTGCATCTTCTGTGGATAATATTCAAATTCAAAGAGGTGTGGGTACTTCATCAAACGGTGCAGCTGCTTTTGGAGCAACTATTAATATTGAAACGAACGACATCAATAAAAAAGCCTACGGTGTTTTGGATAATAGTTACGGTTCATTTAATACCCTAAAAAACTCACTAAAAGTGGGTTCAGGATTAATCAATGATAAGTTCACCTTTGACATGCGTTTGTCTAACATCCAATCTGATGGATATATTGATCGCGCTTCATCTAACTTAAAATCTTTGTATTCCTCGGTAGCATGGGTGGGTAAAAAAGCCATGCTTAAAGCCAATGTTTTTATGGGTAGAGAAAGAACCTATCAGGCATGGTGGGGTACACCTGAATCTGTGGTTTTTGGAACGCAAGAAGATGTTGTGGCATATGCTGATAGAAATTGGATTTTTGGAGATGACAGAGATAATCTTTTAAACTCAGGTCGTACTTATAACTACTATACTTATCAAAACGAAGTAGACAATTACGGGCAAGATCATTATCAATTGCATTTTATGCAGTCTATCTCACCGAATTTAAATTTGTCTATAGCAGGTCATTATACAAGAGGTAAAGGATATTATGAGCAGTACAAAGCAGATGATGATCTGGCAACTTATGGTTTAGATTCTCTATTTATAGGAGGAGATACCATCACTACAACCGATATTATCAGAAGAAGATGGTTGGATAATCATTTTTCGGGTGCTGTGTTTGCTTTGAATTACAATAATAAAAAGGGATTTGATTTTACCTGGGGTGGAGCTGGAAATGCTTATACAGGATTGCATTATGGTGAGATTATTTGGTCAGAATTTGCATCCAATTCGCAATACCAAGACAAATATTACCAAACTGATGCTTTTAAAGTAGATGTTTCATCTTATGTAAAGGCTACTTATGAGTTAAAGAAATTCACATTTTTTGGAGACGTTCAAATAAGATATATTGATTATCAATTTGAAGGTGTAGATGAATCTTATGGTGAGATTATCAGTTTAGATCAAAAGGTGAATTATTTGTTTTTAAATCCAAAAGCCGGATTGATGTATGATCTAAATGACAAGCACAATTTTTATGCTTCTTATGCAATGGCTAATAGAGAACCTACAAGAGGAGATTTCGTTGAGAGTCCTCCTTCACAACAACCAAATCCAGAGCAGTTGCATAATATTGAAACAGGTTACCGAATGAAATTAAAGAAGGCTTATTTAAATGCAAATCTTTACTACATGCACTACATTGATCAGTTGATTTTAACCGGTCAGGTAAATGATGTTGGATCTTATACCAGAACAAATGTTAGCAGAAGCTACCGTGCCGGATTGGAAATTGAAGGAGGTGTGTATTTAATGAAAAACCTAAGCTTATCAGGAAACTTTACATACAGCATGAATAAAATTCCAAACTTCACTGAGTACGTTGATGATTATGACAATGGCGGGCAAATTGAAATCCAACATACTAATACAGATCTGGCTTTTTCACCAAATATGATAGCTTCATTAGGATTAGATTATGAGCCAATTAAAAATTTACATCTTACCGTCTTAGGTAAATATGTAGATGATCAATACCTGGATAATACTTCTAATGAAAACAGAATGATTCCATCATATTTCATTTCAAATTTCAGAGTAGATTATACTATCAAAGACAAGTTTTTTAAAGAGATTGTCCTGGGTGTTGCTATCAACAACTTCACTAATACCCTTTATGCCAACAATGGATATACCTGGGGATATTATTACGGAGGCGAATATATTCAGGAGAACTTTTACTATCCTCAAGCCGGTATTAATTGGTTGGGTAGGGTAATGTTAAAATTGTAG
- a CDS encoding AAA family ATPase produces MKRIAITGAECSGKTTLTEQLARHYGVKWVAEYARTFLDQTDGNYSQTDLDKIAEGQLRATCALNGTDLLLSDTEMLVMKVWSEYKYGSCSPYIEQLWEEQEFDLYLLCKPDIPYEDDGLRENPNDRDELFEKYLTELADSGRRFIIIEGDHNQRLNQAIKAIDNL; encoded by the coding sequence ATGAAGCGCATTGCAATAACGGGAGCAGAATGCTCGGGCAAAACAACGTTGACAGAACAATTGGCACGTCATTATGGTGTTAAATGGGTAGCTGAGTACGCGCGCACTTTTTTAGATCAAACTGATGGCAATTATAGTCAAACAGATTTGGATAAAATAGCCGAAGGTCAATTAAGAGCAACTTGTGCTTTAAATGGAACAGACTTATTGTTATCAGATACAGAAATGCTGGTAATGAAAGTTTGGTCTGAATACAAATATGGATCCTGTAGTCCATATATTGAGCAACTTTGGGAAGAGCAGGAGTTTGATTTGTATCTACTTTGCAAACCTGATATCCCATATGAAGATGATGGTCTAAGAGAAAATCCCAATGATAGAGATGAGTTATTTGAAAAATACTTAACTGAACTAGCCGATTCAGGACGTCGTTTCATCATTATTGAGGGAGATCATAATCAAAGATTAAATCAGGCAATTAAGGCAATAGATAACCTTTAA
- the pnuC gene encoding nicotinamide riboside transporter PnuC: protein MFAELWLNILATTIFEWFAVVTGVIYVILAARKNIWCWVFALFSSILYVYLCFSAQLYLESFLQLFYVIMAIVGWFTWYHSQEDEGFIIKWPIKYHAINIVASAVVALMLGGYFAWYTDQQNPFTDAFTTVFSLAATFMVTRRVLNNWWYWVVIDLVSIFLYSGRGLYLSSLLFLIFTIIAVFGWISWRKQFNSQTA from the coding sequence ATGTTTGCAGAATTGTGGCTGAATATTTTGGCTACCACCATCTTTGAGTGGTTTGCCGTGGTAACCGGTGTTATCTACGTAATATTGGCTGCTCGCAAAAATATTTGGTGCTGGGTATTCGCTCTCTTCAGTTCCATACTTTATGTTTATTTGTGTTTTTCAGCTCAACTTTACCTGGAGTCCTTTTTACAATTGTTTTATGTGATTATGGCAATTGTTGGATGGTTTACCTGGTATCATTCACAAGAGGATGAGGGTTTCATTATTAAATGGCCCATTAAATATCATGCTATAAATATTGTTGCTAGTGCTGTTGTGGCTTTAATGTTGGGTGGATATTTCGCATGGTATACAGATCAACAAAATCCTTTTACTGATGCTTTTACGACTGTTTTTAGCTTGGCAGCAACTTTTATGGTTACCAGAAGAGTGTTGAATAACTGGTGGTATTGGGTGGTAATTGATCTGGTGTCTATTTTCTTGTATAGTGGAAGAGGCTTGTATCTTTCTTCTTTACTGTTTTTGATTTTTACAATTATTGCTGTGTTTGGATGGATATCATGGCGCAAACAATTTAATTCTCAAACTGCATGA